Proteins from a single region of Shinella zoogloeoides:
- a CDS encoding PD-(D/E)XK nuclease family protein, protein MLDYNRRPSFADRVNAAIDQALTADQAMRPPRDYLGGSRLGHACERALQFEFTATPKDEGQDFSGQSLRIFAIGHALEDLAVAWLRGAGFDLYTRKGNRPDGGQFGFSVAGGRIRGHVDGIVAAGPEGFGLAVPALWECKTMNAKNWRACVKDGVTKSKPVYAAQIAVYQAYMETSVPGISAAPAVFTAINKDTAEMHHELVPFDADLAQRMSDRGVRILQATDAGELLPRVATTPDYFECRFCPWSERCWRLPA, encoded by the coding sequence ATGCTGGACTATAACCGCCGCCCCAGCTTCGCTGACCGGGTCAACGCCGCCATCGATCAGGCGCTCACCGCCGATCAGGCCATGCGGCCGCCCCGCGACTACCTCGGCGGCTCGCGCCTCGGCCATGCCTGCGAGCGCGCCTTGCAGTTCGAGTTCACGGCGACGCCGAAGGACGAGGGCCAGGACTTCAGCGGCCAGTCGCTGCGCATCTTCGCCATCGGCCATGCGCTCGAGGATCTGGCCGTCGCCTGGCTGCGCGGCGCGGGGTTTGATCTCTACACCCGGAAGGGCAACCGGCCCGATGGCGGCCAGTTCGGCTTTTCGGTCGCGGGCGGGCGCATCCGGGGCCATGTCGATGGCATCGTCGCCGCGGGCCCTGAGGGCTTCGGGCTCGCCGTTCCCGCGCTCTGGGAATGCAAGACGATGAACGCCAAGAACTGGCGCGCCTGCGTGAAGGACGGCGTCACGAAGTCGAAGCCGGTCTACGCCGCCCAGATCGCGGTCTATCAGGCCTACATGGAAACCAGCGTGCCCGGCATCAGCGCCGCGCCTGCCGTGTTTACCGCGATCAACAAGGACACGGCCGAGATGCACCATGAGCTGGTGCCTTTCGACGCCGATCTCGCGCAGCGCATGTCCGACCGGGGCGTGCGGATCCTGCAGGCGACCGATGCGGGCGAGTTGCTTCCGCGCGTCGCCACCACGCCCGACTACTTCGAATGCCGCTTCTGCCCGTGGTCCGAGCGCTGCTGGAGGCTTCCCGCATGA
- a CDS encoding DUF6362 family protein, which translates to MADREWTADCVADHFEEAFRTLRKLPPVKALGYFNTWPDIVRTSREIAAMEPQPMRVWPSAAAITRLEQTFDWVLWIEEAERKLVWSRAARVPWKQISGELGCDRTTAWRRWQLALTKIAARLNAQ; encoded by the coding sequence ATGGCTGATCGGGAATGGACCGCCGACTGCGTCGCCGATCATTTCGAGGAGGCGTTCCGTACCCTGCGCAAGCTGCCGCCGGTGAAGGCGCTGGGCTACTTCAACACCTGGCCCGACATTGTGCGCACCAGCCGCGAGATCGCGGCGATGGAGCCGCAGCCGATGCGGGTCTGGCCCTCGGCCGCCGCGATCACCCGGCTCGAGCAGACCTTCGACTGGGTGCTCTGGATCGAGGAGGCGGAGCGCAAGCTGGTCTGGTCTCGTGCCGCCCGCGTGCCGTGGAAGCAGATCAGCGGCGAACTGGGGTGCGACCGCACGACCGCATGGCGGCGTTGGCAGTTGGCGCTGACCAAGATCGCTGCGCGCCTGAATGCGCAGTGA
- a CDS encoding ATP-binding protein, giving the protein MALPIIGADERLAQRKGIKGVIFGRSGIGKTSLLWTLNASTALFLDLEAGDLAVEGLEIDTLRPRTWKECRDFAVFIGGPNPALREDQPYSQAHFDEVCGRYGDPAVIGKYETVFIDSITVAGRLCFQWCRGQPEAFSEKTGKPDIRGAYGLHGREMIGWLTHLQHTRGKHVWFVGILDERLDDFNRKVFQPQIDGSKTGLELPGIVDQVITMADIPDPGGQPQRAFVCQTLNPWGYPAKDRSGRLDRVEPPHLGRLMEKIQRPAAPASERLTWPPVTPTDPAPAQAPDHG; this is encoded by the coding sequence ATGGCCCTTCCCATCATCGGCGCCGACGAACGGCTCGCGCAACGCAAGGGCATCAAGGGCGTCATCTTCGGCCGGTCCGGCATCGGCAAGACCAGCCTGCTCTGGACGCTGAACGCCTCGACCGCGCTCTTCCTCGACCTCGAGGCCGGGGATCTGGCGGTCGAGGGGCTGGAAATCGACACGCTCCGCCCCCGCACCTGGAAGGAATGCCGCGACTTCGCGGTGTTCATCGGCGGGCCGAACCCGGCGCTGCGCGAGGACCAGCCCTACAGCCAGGCGCATTTCGACGAGGTCTGCGGCCGATACGGCGATCCGGCGGTGATCGGGAAGTACGAGACCGTCTTCATCGACTCGATCACCGTGGCCGGGCGGCTCTGCTTCCAATGGTGCCGCGGCCAGCCCGAGGCGTTCTCCGAGAAGACCGGCAAGCCCGACATCCGTGGCGCCTACGGTCTGCATGGCCGCGAGATGATCGGCTGGCTGACCCACCTGCAGCACACGCGCGGCAAGCATGTCTGGTTCGTGGGCATCCTCGACGAGCGGCTCGACGACTTCAATCGCAAGGTCTTCCAGCCGCAGATCGACGGCTCGAAGACCGGGCTCGAACTGCCCGGGATCGTCGACCAGGTCATCACCATGGCCGACATCCCGGACCCGGGCGGCCAGCCGCAGCGCGCCTTCGTCTGCCAGACGCTGAACCCCTGGGGCTATCCGGCCAAGGACCGCTCCGGTCGCCTCGACAGGGTCGAGCCGCCGCATCTCGGCCGGCTGATGGAGAAGATCCAGCGTCCCGCGGCGCCAGCCTCCGAACGCCTGACCTGGCCGCCGGTGACGCCCACCGATCCCGCGCCCGCGCAGGCACCTGACCATGGCTGA
- a CDS encoding RNA polymerase sigma factor yields the protein MSFAWHEIRDHLMHSSSNLHFQRSFDAVRREQAALSAFRDPAALLDGLHRTPGDPDRKNRILSALVRAAQGDGPAFNCALTLLLLALWPGLDAIRRRSLWRRLGTADEIASDVLARTTEAVRGLDLGRVNWIAATVLRNVERDMIRMRQRDQTREYLASGADPDEVADSGESGIGAAGYAKLNGAMRKLLGDDALLVIRVSIEGFSQAEVAVELGLTEAAARKRYQRAMRRLHGALQEIP from the coding sequence ATGTCCTTCGCGTGGCACGAGATCCGTGATCACCTCATGCATTCATCCTCCAACCTTCACTTCCAGCGCAGTTTCGACGCCGTCCGGCGTGAACAGGCCGCCCTTTCGGCGTTCCGTGATCCGGCGGCCCTGCTGGACGGTCTGCATCGCACCCCCGGCGATCCGGACCGGAAGAACCGGATCCTCTCCGCGCTCGTCAGGGCGGCGCAGGGCGACGGTCCCGCGTTCAACTGCGCCCTGACGCTGCTGTTGCTGGCGCTCTGGCCCGGCCTCGACGCCATCCGCCGCCGGTCGCTCTGGCGCAGGCTCGGCACCGCCGACGAGATCGCGTCCGATGTTCTGGCGCGCACCACCGAGGCTGTCCGCGGCCTCGATCTCGGTCGCGTCAACTGGATCGCGGCCACGGTGCTGCGCAACGTCGAGCGCGACATGATCCGCATGCGCCAGCGCGACCAGACGCGCGAATATCTCGCCAGCGGCGCCGACCCCGACGAGGTGGCGGACAGCGGCGAAAGCGGGATCGGCGCGGCCGGGTACGCAAAGCTGAACGGCGCCATGCGGAAGCTGCTCGGCGACGACGCCCTCCTGGTGATCCGCGTGTCGATCGAGGGCTTCTCGCAGGCCGAGGTCGCCGTCGAACTGGGGCTGACCGAGGCGGCCGCCCGCAAGCGGTACCAGCGCGCCATGCGCCGGCTGCACGGCGCCCTCCAGGAAATCCCCTGA
- a CDS encoding AAA family ATPase, protein MSDDGILHFNPWMDFNDGPPSENPFGCDPDPEQIAVFLDTVFSWCEGLIPLRGFVDKGQGRDGKPHNIWIPADETATEKLATFAAWANREGAAVYVIPGTVAEQGQARAADVLQMQAIVVDLDAGDIPAKLDHVTRHLGTPTLIIESGGRTPEGAAKLHVWWKLTEPAEGDDLATLCRLRGEIAVKVGGDTHFRSAHQPIRVPGTVYHKHGHQRLVQIRESRDVEVDLADFAEKVAEMPPLPGVGFASDVAAPAKPGIDAVLTTPVREGAVDDWSRFQGASAAIGHYVRLVHEGRLDPFAGWEAICGYNAAMLRPSWPLDRLMVESERLWELHVKRNGPPLLRAAHVGAPASPLPTFSLGALLDDTSPMPEDIIGPRVLTPGGLLVMGGAPKVGKSDFLISWLVHMAAGVPFLGFTPPRPLRVFYLQAEIQYHYLRERMQQIALPAAVIAAARDTFIATPKLKLLLDAEGIARVAAAIRAAFPDAPPDIIVIDPIRNLFDGGPEGGGENDNTAMMFFLKDRVELLREAVNPDAGVILAHHTRKATKHQVKDDPFLALSGASALRGFYTSGLLMHRPDEDSSVRKLEIELRNGPALPGKLIDKVKGEWVELNPLNERLVRKEVGAKLDAERLRKHDVILGMLLDEAASERLYTAMQFAETFENRGGLGSKHTIRERLSVLSTKGFVKFLRDPSGFGFPVTRSRFGYLCVEGMQFGAPVEEVDPDTGEVTTTARPVLPSHFKCPQSGLCLQVENPAVWVYPEGLEDDLTHMSEA, encoded by the coding sequence ATGAGCGACGACGGCATCCTGCACTTCAACCCGTGGATGGACTTCAACGACGGGCCACCGTCCGAGAACCCCTTCGGCTGCGACCCCGACCCCGAGCAGATCGCCGTCTTCCTCGATACCGTGTTCAGCTGGTGCGAGGGGCTGATCCCGCTCCGCGGCTTCGTCGACAAGGGTCAGGGCCGGGACGGCAAGCCCCACAACATCTGGATCCCGGCTGACGAGACCGCGACCGAGAAGCTCGCGACCTTCGCTGCATGGGCGAACCGCGAGGGCGCCGCCGTCTATGTCATCCCCGGCACGGTGGCCGAACAGGGTCAGGCCCGCGCCGCCGATGTGCTGCAGATGCAGGCCATCGTCGTCGATCTCGACGCAGGCGACATCCCGGCCAAGCTGGACCATGTCACCCGCCACCTCGGCACGCCCACGCTGATCATCGAGAGCGGTGGGCGGACGCCCGAGGGTGCGGCGAAGCTCCATGTCTGGTGGAAACTGACCGAGCCCGCCGAGGGCGACGACCTGGCCACCCTCTGCCGCCTGCGCGGCGAAATCGCGGTGAAGGTCGGCGGCGACACGCATTTCCGCTCGGCGCACCAGCCGATCCGGGTGCCAGGCACCGTCTATCACAAGCACGGCCATCAACGCCTCGTGCAGATCCGCGAAAGTCGTGACGTCGAGGTGGATCTTGCCGATTTCGCCGAAAAGGTCGCCGAGATGCCGCCGCTGCCGGGCGTAGGCTTCGCCAGCGACGTTGCCGCGCCGGCCAAGCCCGGCATCGACGCGGTGCTCACCACGCCGGTGCGCGAAGGCGCGGTCGACGACTGGTCCCGGTTCCAGGGAGCCAGCGCCGCCATCGGCCACTACGTGCGCCTGGTGCACGAGGGCCGCCTCGACCCGTTCGCGGGCTGGGAGGCGATCTGCGGCTACAACGCCGCCATGCTGCGCCCGTCCTGGCCGCTCGATCGGCTGATGGTCGAGTCCGAACGCCTCTGGGAGCTGCATGTGAAGCGCAACGGCCCGCCGCTCCTGCGCGCGGCCCATGTCGGTGCCCCGGCCAGCCCGCTGCCGACCTTCAGCCTTGGCGCGCTCCTCGACGACACGAGCCCGATGCCCGAGGACATCATCGGCCCCCGGGTGCTGACCCCGGGCGGGCTCCTGGTGATGGGGGGCGCGCCGAAGGTCGGCAAGAGCGACTTCCTGATCTCATGGCTCGTGCACATGGCGGCTGGCGTGCCGTTCCTCGGCTTCACGCCACCCCGGCCGCTGCGCGTTTTCTACCTGCAGGCCGAGATCCAGTATCACTACCTGCGCGAACGCATGCAGCAGATCGCGCTGCCCGCCGCCGTGATCGCCGCCGCGCGCGACACCTTCATCGCCACCCCGAAACTGAAGCTGCTGCTCGACGCGGAGGGCATCGCCCGCGTGGCCGCGGCGATCAGGGCCGCATTCCCCGACGCGCCGCCCGACATCATCGTCATCGACCCGATCCGCAATCTCTTCGACGGCGGCCCCGAGGGGGGCGGCGAGAACGACAACACCGCCATGATGTTCTTCCTGAAGGACCGGGTGGAGCTCCTGCGCGAGGCGGTCAATCCGGATGCGGGCGTCATCCTCGCTCACCACACGCGCAAGGCCACCAAGCACCAGGTCAAGGACGATCCCTTCCTCGCGCTCTCCGGCGCCAGCGCGCTGCGCGGCTTCTATACCTCGGGGCTGCTCATGCACCGGCCAGACGAGGACAGCAGCGTCCGCAAGCTGGAGATCGAGCTGCGCAACGGCCCCGCGCTGCCAGGCAAGCTCATCGACAAGGTGAAGGGCGAGTGGGTCGAACTGAACCCGTTGAACGAGCGCCTGGTGCGCAAGGAGGTCGGCGCCAAACTCGATGCCGAGCGGCTGCGCAAGCATGATGTCATCCTCGGCATGTTGCTTGATGAGGCGGCAAGCGAGCGCCTCTACACCGCCATGCAGTTCGCCGAGACCTTCGAGAACCGGGGCGGTCTGGGCAGCAAGCATACCATCCGCGAGCGCCTCAGCGTGCTGTCGACCAAGGGCTTCGTGAAGTTCCTGCGCGACCCCTCGGGGTTCGGCTTCCCCGTCACCCGGTCGCGGTTCGGCTACCTCTGCGTCGAGGGTATGCAGTTCGGCGCGCCCGTCGAGGAGGTCGATCCGGACACCGGCGAGGTCACCACAACCGCCCGTCCGGTCCTGCCCAGCCACTTCAAATGCCCCCAATCCGGGCTCTGCTTGCAGGTCGAAAACCCCGCCGTCTGGGTCTACCCGGAGGGGCTCGAAGACGACCTCACTCATATGAGTGAGGCCTGA
- a CDS encoding DEAD/DEAH box helicase yields MRLRPRQKTFVERSVAALASRGNTLGVAPTGAGKTIMLSAVTGEMIGDGAKACVLAHRDELTAQNRAKFQRVVPGVATSVIDATEKSWGGQVAFAMVPTLARASNLADMPRLDLLVVDEAHHAVADSYRRIIDRVREANPDARIFGVTATPNRGDRKGLREVFDNVADQVRLGELIASGHLVPPRTFVIDVGVQDELRSVRKTMSDFDMAEVAGIMDRAPVTDEVIRHWKEKAGDRQTVVFCSTVAHAEHVTEAFRAAGVSAALIHGDLAAETRKAILADYATGDIRVVVNVAVLTEGWDHPPTSCVVLLRPSSYKSTMIQMVGRGLRTVDPEEHPGVVKTDCVVLDFGTSSLIHGTLEQDVDLDGKTETGEAPTKTCPACEAEIPLAATECPLCGEAFPREDLDAGEGGDAAPLSGFMMTEIDLLKRSSFAWVDLYGTDDALMATGFAAWGGIFWLGGVWYAIGGAKGERPHLLGVGERTVCLAQADDWLNTHETDESAFKTRSWLRQPPTEKQLQYLPPECRHDFGLTRYRASALMTFGFNKRAIRQLIDTAASPERRAA; encoded by the coding sequence ATGCGCCTGCGCCCCCGCCAGAAGACCTTCGTCGAGCGCAGCGTGGCTGCGCTCGCCTCCCGCGGCAACACGCTGGGCGTGGCGCCCACGGGTGCTGGCAAGACCATCATGCTCTCGGCGGTCACCGGCGAGATGATCGGCGACGGCGCCAAGGCCTGCGTGCTGGCCCATCGCGACGAACTGACCGCGCAGAACCGCGCCAAGTTCCAGCGCGTGGTGCCAGGCGTCGCCACATCGGTCATCGACGCCACGGAGAAGTCCTGGGGTGGCCAGGTCGCCTTCGCCATGGTGCCGACGCTGGCGCGGGCCTCGAACCTCGCGGACATGCCGCGCCTCGACCTGCTGGTCGTGGATGAGGCGCACCATGCGGTCGCCGACAGCTATCGCCGCATCATCGACCGGGTGCGCGAGGCCAATCCCGACGCCCGGATCTTCGGGGTCACGGCGACGCCGAACCGTGGCGACAGGAAGGGCCTGCGCGAGGTCTTCGACAATGTCGCCGACCAGGTCCGGCTGGGCGAACTGATCGCCTCGGGCCACCTGGTGCCGCCGCGCACCTTCGTCATCGACGTGGGTGTGCAGGACGAGCTCCGCTCGGTCCGCAAGACGATGTCGGATTTCGACATGGCGGAGGTGGCGGGCATCATGGACCGCGCCCCCGTCACCGACGAGGTGATCCGCCACTGGAAGGAGAAGGCAGGCGACCGGCAGACCGTGGTGTTCTGCTCCACCGTCGCGCACGCCGAACACGTCACTGAGGCGTTCAGGGCAGCTGGCGTTTCCGCCGCGCTGATCCATGGCGACCTGGCGGCCGAGACCCGCAAGGCGATCCTCGCCGACTACGCCACGGGGGACATCCGCGTCGTGGTCAACGTGGCGGTGCTGACCGAGGGCTGGGACCATCCGCCCACCTCCTGCGTCGTGCTGCTGCGGCCCAGTTCCTACAAGTCCACCATGATCCAGATGGTCGGGCGCGGGCTGCGCACCGTCGATCCCGAGGAACACCCCGGCGTCGTCAAGACCGACTGCGTCGTGCTGGATTTCGGCACCTCGAGCCTGATCCACGGCACGCTGGAACAGGATGTCGATCTCGACGGCAAGACCGAAACCGGCGAGGCGCCGACAAAGACCTGTCCTGCCTGCGAGGCGGAGATCCCGCTGGCTGCCACAGAATGCCCGCTCTGCGGTGAGGCGTTCCCCCGCGAGGATCTGGATGCGGGCGAAGGCGGGGACGCCGCGCCGCTCTCGGGCTTCATGATGACGGAGATCGACCTGCTGAAGCGGTCCAGCTTCGCGTGGGTCGACCTTTACGGCACGGACGACGCGCTGATGGCCACGGGCTTCGCAGCCTGGGGCGGCATCTTCTGGCTGGGCGGGGTCTGGTACGCCATCGGCGGGGCGAAGGGCGAGCGCCCCCACCTGTTGGGTGTCGGTGAGCGCACCGTCTGCCTCGCGCAGGCCGACGACTGGCTGAACACTCATGAGACCGACGAGAGCGCCTTCAAGACCCGGTCCTGGCTGCGCCAGCCGCCGACCGAGAAGCAGCTGCAATACCTGCCGCCCGAGTGCCGCCATGACTTCGGCCTGACGCGCTACCGCGCCTCCGCGCTGATGACCTTCGGCTTCAACAAGCGCGCCATCCGCCAGCTGATCGACACGGCGGCCTCGCCCGAACGGAGGGCGGCATGA
- a CDS encoding DUF6511 domain-containing protein gives MVDLTEEERAAITATMKRVALLMDEIGWATPLADLTEAQVRALIEEAVEGFREAMSDIARAQTPEVPF, from the coding sequence ATGGTTGACCTGACCGAGGAAGAGCGCGCCGCGATCACCGCCACCATGAAGCGCGTGGCGCTGCTGATGGACGAGATCGGCTGGGCCACTCCGCTTGCGGATCTGACCGAGGCGCAGGTGCGCGCACTGATCGAGGAGGCCGTCGAGGGCTTCCGCGAGGCCATGTCCGACATCGCCCGGGCGCAGACACCGGAGGTGCCGTTTTGA
- a CDS encoding site-specific DNA-methyltransferase, translated as MTLSFAPDAIETWPLSRLQPYAKNAKAHGADQVAKIAASMAEFGWTVPCLVGEDGELIAGHGRVLAATQLGLTEAPVIVLGHLTEAQRRAYRIADNKLTELGTWDEALLSAELNDLLAEDFDLSLVGFSDGELDKLLAFVPEGDGEEGGAGGSVPPVTIPEPPRNPASRTGDLWILGDHRLLCGDSTNHDDVRRLMNGERAVLFATDPPYLVDYDGSNHPTRNKDWSASYGTTWDDSSQGAELYDGFIAAAVAEAITEDAAWYCWHASRRQAMLEACWEKAGAFVHQQIIWVKDRGVLTRSHYLWKHEPCFMGWRRPNRPPKVAEQTLPSTWEMPSFAKDERPDHPTPKPLDAFGIPMRQHVARGGLCYEPFSGSGSQIMAGQANGRRVFAMEISPAYVDVAVERWQAETGRDAILDGDGRTFAQVRTERLGDDAEAPADPPATDAAPEPARKRKTAA; from the coding sequence ATGACGCTGAGCTTCGCCCCGGATGCGATCGAGACGTGGCCGCTGTCGCGCCTCCAGCCCTACGCGAAGAACGCGAAAGCGCATGGCGCGGACCAGGTCGCGAAGATCGCCGCCAGCATGGCCGAGTTCGGCTGGACCGTGCCGTGCCTCGTGGGCGAGGACGGGGAACTGATCGCGGGGCACGGGCGCGTGCTGGCCGCTACGCAGTTGGGGCTGACCGAAGCGCCGGTGATCGTACTCGGGCATCTGACCGAGGCGCAGCGGCGGGCGTACCGCATCGCGGACAACAAGCTGACCGAACTAGGCACCTGGGACGAGGCGCTGCTTTCGGCGGAACTGAACGACCTCTTGGCCGAGGATTTCGACCTGTCGCTGGTCGGCTTCTCGGATGGCGAGTTGGACAAGCTGCTGGCCTTCGTGCCGGAGGGGGACGGTGAAGAAGGTGGCGCCGGGGGCTCCGTGCCGCCGGTGACCATCCCCGAACCGCCGCGCAATCCGGCCTCGCGCACGGGCGACCTCTGGATCCTTGGTGACCACCGGTTGCTTTGCGGGGACAGCACGAACCATGACGACGTGCGCCGCCTGATGAACGGCGAGCGCGCCGTGCTGTTCGCGACCGATCCGCCGTATCTCGTCGACTATGACGGCTCGAACCATCCGACCCGCAACAAGGATTGGTCCGCCTCCTATGGCACGACCTGGGACGACAGCTCTCAGGGCGCGGAACTCTACGACGGGTTTATCGCCGCCGCCGTCGCCGAGGCGATCACCGAGGACGCGGCCTGGTACTGCTGGCACGCCTCCCGCCGCCAGGCGATGCTCGAGGCCTGCTGGGAGAAGGCGGGTGCCTTCGTCCATCAGCAGATCATCTGGGTGAAGGACCGCGGGGTTCTGACCCGCTCCCATTACCTCTGGAAACACGAGCCCTGCTTCATGGGCTGGCGCCGCCCGAACCGCCCGCCGAAGGTGGCAGAGCAGACGCTGCCATCGACCTGGGAGATGCCGTCTTTCGCCAAGGACGAGCGCCCCGATCACCCGACCCCGAAACCACTGGACGCGTTCGGGATCCCGATGCGCCAGCATGTGGCGCGGGGCGGCCTCTGCTACGAGCCCTTTTCGGGCTCGGGTTCGCAGATCATGGCGGGCCAAGCGAATGGCCGCCGGGTCTTCGCGATGGAGATCAGCCCGGCCTATGTCGACGTTGCCGTCGAACGCTGGCAGGCCGAGACCGGCCGCGACGCGATCCTCGACGGTGACGGTCGGACCTTCGCGCAGGTGAGGACCGAGCGGCTGGGCGACGATGCCGAAGCCCCCGCCGATCCCCCGGCTACGGACGCCGCCCCCGAACCCGCGCGAAAGCGCAAGACCGCCGCGTGA